The genome window ACGTCTGGGCTTGCAACCAGCGCTCCCGTAATTAACTTAGGAGCACCTCATCAGGGATCGTCGTGTCTCACAGCCTATCCGAGGAGTCTACGAATGCCGATATCGAATTCCATATCCGATCTAGGAGATCGCTTGCTTCTGCGTCGAACCAGGTAATTGTCTTGTCTGCTCCGAACCAGGTGCGCTGTCGCTTGGCAAACTGGCAGGTATGTAACGCGATCGCATCGCGCGCAGCTCCCAGCGTCATCTTGCCTGCTAGATAACCTTTGATTTCCCGGTAGCCTAGCGTATCGAGTAGCGGCAATTCCCAGCCGTAGCGTGCCACCAATCCGCGGACTTCGTCTACCAAGCCAGCCGCCAACATCGCCTCAGTGCGGTGGTGAATGCGTTTAGCGACCGCTTCGGCATTACAATGCAGCCCAATTTGCAGGATCGGATAGTCTGGCGGGCGCGCGCCTTGCTGTGCTGACAGCGGTCGTCCGGTTGCGTAATACACCTCCAATGCCCGTAGCATCCGGACGCGATCGTTGCCGTG of Rubidibacter lacunae KORDI 51-2 contains these proteins:
- the miaA gene encoding tRNA (adenosine(37)-N6)-dimethylallyltransferase MiaA produces the protein MPRGAIAICGATATGKSALALAIAERLDTVIVSADSRQVYREFDIGTAKPTLAERDRVRHYLIDICNPTETLTLAQYQERAQAAMSIVPVPLLVGGTGLYIKAIARGLKMPRVPPQPELREQLATFGPQQLHFYLQQVDSAAAQRIHGNDRVRMLRALEVYYATGRPLSAQQGARPPDYPILQIGLHCNAEAVAKRIHHRTEAMLAAGLVDEVRGLVARYGWELPLLDTLGYREIKGYLAGKMTLGAARDAIALHTCQFAKRQRTWFGADKTITWFDAEASDLLDRIWNSISAFVDSSDRL